The following proteins are co-located in the Pyrobaculum calidifontis JCM 11548 genome:
- a CDS encoding ATP-binding protein: MELPFVGRAAELEAIRRYNARQVYLPIFVFGPEGCGKSRLFKEAVRRFREWYPDGVAVLVDTRKSELAEAVIATAPVDVKKLAKQLAKAMFRSLSQITHFGEFFAIMATSIPKYVKTKDVKRIFIVVDEVTTTFVNVEAYAKSMESTMNVGRPEELKDVIVNFFAPTSEGYARDLLSRHNYVDQRYIWNLPRRDFEELYYRARELYPGQAPPFDEVWRLYGGNPRGLEELAKLGWDVEEHLKLLMDKKEMRRVAKLLRERGLAELAVKVIEDVDYLYLGEERGLGDLRELLIKENLVMDLPRGIPLGGESIVKSPFEPPPIDKDLGVGQYYAWQMPAYKELLRKALAEQGSRSN, from the coding sequence GTGGAGTTGCCCTTCGTTGGGAGAGCCGCGGAGCTGGAGGCGATAAGGAGGTACAACGCGAGACAAGTGTACCTCCCCATCTTCGTCTTTGGCCCCGAGGGGTGCGGTAAATCCCGACTGTTTAAAGAGGCGGTGAGGAGATTTAGAGAGTGGTACCCCGACGGTGTGGCGGTCCTTGTAGACACGAGGAAGAGCGAGCTCGCCGAGGCCGTAATTGCCACCGCGCCCGTAGACGTGAAAAAGCTGGCCAAGCAGTTAGCCAAGGCCATGTTTAGGAGCCTCTCCCAAATCACGCACTTCGGCGAATTCTTTGCCATCATGGCCACGTCGATACCAAAATACGTCAAAACCAAGGACGTAAAACGGATATTCATCGTAGTAGACGAAGTCACCACCACATTCGTCAATGTGGAGGCATATGCCAAATCCATGGAATCCACCATGAACGTGGGGAGACCAGAGGAGTTGAAAGACGTCATAGTCAACTTCTTCGCGCCTACATCAGAGGGATACGCCAGAGACCTGTTGTCACGGCACAACTACGTGGACCAGAGGTACATATGGAATCTCCCCCGGCGGGACTTCGAAGAGCTGTACTACAGAGCGAGGGAGCTCTACCCCGGCCAGGCGCCACCCTTCGACGAGGTGTGGAGACTCTACGGCGGAAATCCGAGGGGGCTAGAGGAGTTGGCAAAGCTGGGCTGGGACGTGGAAGAGCACTTGAAACTCCTCATGGACAAGAAAGAGATGAGGAGAGTGGCGAAGTTGTTAAGGGAGAGGGGGCTTGCCGAGCTGGCGGTGAAGGTCATAGAGGACGTGGACTACCTCTACCTCGGAGAGGAACGCGGCCTCGGAGACCTGAGAGAGTTGCTGATCAAGGAAAACCTCGTAATGGACCTGCCAAGAGGCATACCCCTCGGCGGGGAGTCCATAGTGAAGTCCCCCTTCGAGCCCCCACCCATAGACAAAGACCTAGGCGTGGGGCAGTACTACGCCTGGCAAATGCCCGCCTACAAGGAGCTACTGAGGAAAGCCCTGGCAGAACAAGGCTCCCGCAGCAACTAG